In one window of Clarias gariepinus isolate MV-2021 ecotype Netherlands chromosome 10, CGAR_prim_01v2, whole genome shotgun sequence DNA:
- the si:ch211-145o7.3 gene encoding forkhead box protein N2 isoform X2, giving the protein MCPGAGSQMEDHTHTLPSLSSIYSPANPAKALSLSSSLSQPSSTVPASLPLFPSPPQSPPFHLLQSSGRLKLHCLTPSTPSDQDDLTCLNWLHQKNLLPLSKMPLLPQFEPPPISNLPSSPGKPPYSFSSLIFMAIEDSPEKRLPVRAIYEWIVNNFPYYRTAPRGWRNSVRHNLSLSKSFCRMQRDRSHSIGKGSLWCICPEYRPALLEVLKKTHYCHSTNSNLLNNPVLLEAANHGRNPMCDTTAISDTPCSLLPEHEELVAIQSVELTEESEKDPLADSGYIEFHYYQCEQYQYLVLPGNNDLDLGTVEILQLDAEAQEAAGSLLDLAGGNH; this is encoded by the exons ATGTGCCCTGGAGCTGGAAGTCAGATGGAggaccatacacacacactgccatccCTTTCTTCAATCTATTCCCCCGCAAACCCCGCTAAGGCACTTTCCCTTTCTTCATCTCTTTCTCAGCCCTCTTCAACAGTACCTGCCTCACTTCCGCTCTTTCCTTCTCCACCCCAGTCACCTCCCTTTCATCTCCTTCAGTCTTCAGGAAGGCTTAAGTTACACTGCCTAACTCCATCAACTCCATCAGATCAGGATGACTTGACTTGCCTTAACTGGCTGCATCAGAAAAATCTACTGCCTCTGTCTAAAATGCCCCTACTGCCTCAATTTGAACCACCCCCTATCTCAAATCTACCCTCTTCCCCGGGTAAACCTCCATACTCTTTCAGCAGTCTCATCTTCATGGCCATCGAAGACTCGCCAGAGAAAAGGCTTCCTGTAAGAGCGATCTATGAGTGGATAGTCAACAACTTCCCCTACTACAGGACAGCCCCGAGAGGCTGGAGAAATTCAGTGCGACACAACCTTTCCTTAAGCAAGAGCTTTTGTAGGATGCAGAGAGACAGGAGTCAT TCCATTGGAAAGGGGTCGCTGTGGTGCATTTGCCCAGAATATCGGCCAGCTCTTTTAGAAGTGCTTAAGAAAACCCATTACTGTCACAGCACCAACAGTAATTTGCTGAATAATCCTGTTTT gTTGGAGGCAGCTAATCATGGCCGGAATCCTATGTGTGACACTACGGCAATTTCAG ACACACCATGCTCATTGCTTCCTGAGCATGAGGAGCTAGTGGCCATACAGTCTGTAGAACTTACAGAAGAGTCAGAGAAAGACCCACTGGCAGACAGTGGCTACATCGAATTCCACTATTATCAGTGTGAACAATACCAGTATCTGGTGCTGCCTGGGAACAACGACTTGGACCTGGGGACAGTTGAGATTCTCCAGCTTGATGCAGAGGCACAAGAAGCTGCAGGATCGCTGCTTGACCTAGCAGGAGGAAACCACTGA
- the si:ch211-145o7.3 gene encoding forkhead box protein N2 isoform X1, whose amino-acid sequence MCPGAGSQMEDHTHTLPSLSSIYSPANPAKALSLSSSLSQPSSTVPASLPLFPSPPQSPPFHLLQSSGRLKLHCLTPSTPSDQDDLTCLNWLHQKNLLPLSKMPLLPQFEPPPISNLPSSPGKPPYSFSSLIFMAIEDSPEKRLPVRAIYEWIVNNFPYYRTAPRGWRNSVRHNLSLSKSFCRMQRDRSHSIGKGSLWCICPEYRPALLEVLKKTHYCHSTNSNLLNNPVLLEAANHGRNPMCDTTAISDLDSNSQSLSSDTPCSLLPEHEELVAIQSVELTEESEKDPLADSGYIEFHYYQCEQYQYLVLPGNNDLDLGTVEILQLDAEAQEAAGSLLDLAGGNH is encoded by the exons ATGTGCCCTGGAGCTGGAAGTCAGATGGAggaccatacacacacactgccatccCTTTCTTCAATCTATTCCCCCGCAAACCCCGCTAAGGCACTTTCCCTTTCTTCATCTCTTTCTCAGCCCTCTTCAACAGTACCTGCCTCACTTCCGCTCTTTCCTTCTCCACCCCAGTCACCTCCCTTTCATCTCCTTCAGTCTTCAGGAAGGCTTAAGTTACACTGCCTAACTCCATCAACTCCATCAGATCAGGATGACTTGACTTGCCTTAACTGGCTGCATCAGAAAAATCTACTGCCTCTGTCTAAAATGCCCCTACTGCCTCAATTTGAACCACCCCCTATCTCAAATCTACCCTCTTCCCCGGGTAAACCTCCATACTCTTTCAGCAGTCTCATCTTCATGGCCATCGAAGACTCGCCAGAGAAAAGGCTTCCTGTAAGAGCGATCTATGAGTGGATAGTCAACAACTTCCCCTACTACAGGACAGCCCCGAGAGGCTGGAGAAATTCAGTGCGACACAACCTTTCCTTAAGCAAGAGCTTTTGTAGGATGCAGAGAGACAGGAGTCAT TCCATTGGAAAGGGGTCGCTGTGGTGCATTTGCCCAGAATATCGGCCAGCTCTTTTAGAAGTGCTTAAGAAAACCCATTACTGTCACAGCACCAACAGTAATTTGCTGAATAATCCTGTTTT gTTGGAGGCAGCTAATCATGGCCGGAATCCTATGTGTGACACTACGGCAATTTCAG ACTTGGACTCAAATAGCCAATCTCTGTCCTCAGACACACCATGCTCATTGCTTCCTGAGCATGAGGAGCTAGTGGCCATACAGTCTGTAGAACTTACAGAAGAGTCAGAGAAAGACCCACTGGCAGACAGTGGCTACATCGAATTCCACTATTATCAGTGTGAACAATACCAGTATCTGGTGCTGCCTGGGAACAACGACTTGGACCTGGGGACAGTTGAGATTCTCCAGCTTGATGCAGAGGCACAAGAAGCTGCAGGATCGCTGCTTGACCTAGCAGGAGGAAACCACTGA